Proteins encoded within one genomic window of Ailuropoda melanoleuca isolate Jingjing chromosome 16, ASM200744v2, whole genome shotgun sequence:
- the LOC100478347 gene encoding taste receptor type 2 member 42 → MLAGFDIIFLTLSTAEFIIGMLGNVLIGLVNCSEWVKNRKISLADLILMCLAISRITQLLVLLFESFMMGLNPPFYSIYKLAKPVTLLWRITNHLTIWFTTCLSIFYLLKIARFSHSLFLCLRRRMNRVVLAILVFSLLFLLFDFLLLEAWNDFFLNIHAMDESNLTLFMNEGKTFYIKSLILLSFSYIVPIALSLTSLLLLFLSLIKHIRDLQLNSMGSRDFSTQAHKKAIKMVVSFLFLSTVHFFSIQLSNWLLFLFWNKKNTKFIMLTVYVFPSGHSLILILGNSRLRQTALKVLWYLKSSLKKGKPISSLQIDLPEPFQR, encoded by the coding sequence atGTTAGCTGGTTTTGATATAATCTTTCTTACGCTGTCGACAGCAGAATTCATAATTGGAATGTTGGGGAATGTGCTTATTGGACTGGTAAACTGCTCTGAATGGGTCAAGAACCGAAAGATCTCTTTAGCTGACCTCATCCTCATGTGCTTGGCTATCTCCAGAATCACTCAGCTGTTGGTGTTACTGTTTGAATCATTTATGATGGGACTAAATCCACCTTTCTACTCCATTTACAAACTAGCAAAACCTGTTACTTTGCTTTGGAGAATAACTAATCATTTGACTATCTGGTTTACTACCTGCTTAAGTATTTTCTACCTCCTTAAGATAGCTCGGTTCTCccattcccttttcctctgcctgagGCGGAGAATGAACAGAGTGGTTCTTGcaattcttgtattttctttgttgtttctaCTGTTTGACTTTCTATTGCTAGAAGCATGGAACGATTTCTTCTTGAATATCCATGCAATGGATGAAAGTAATCTGACTTTATTTATGAATGAAGGTAAAACTTTCTATATTAAAAGCCTGATTCTTCTCAGTTTTTCCTATATCGTTCCTATTGCTCTGTCCCTGACCTCattgcttcttttatttctgtccttGATAAAACACATCAGGGATCTGCAGCTCAACTCCATGGGCTCCAGGGACTTCAGCACCCAGGCCCATAAAAAGGCCATTAAAATGGTGgtgtctttcctcttcctttccacagttcattttttttccatacaatTGTCAAATTggttgctttttttattttggaacaaGAAGAACACAAAGTTTATTATGTTGACTGTATATGTCTTTCCCTCAGGCCACTCACTAATTTTGATTCTGGGAAACAGCAGGCTAAGACAGACAGCCTTGAAGGTACTGTGGTATCTTAAAAGCTccctgaaaaaaggaaaaccaatttCATCTTTGCAGATAGACCTTCCAGAGCCTTTCCAACGATGA